In a genomic window of Pokkaliibacter sp. MBI-7:
- a CDS encoding CHASE domain-containing protein: protein MRTGISVISAIKNTMALAVLLVGIILSIGISYEIHLSNQQRINDAVRENTLTTIQRVTERITLYQYGLRGARGSILTAGENDLSRAAFYQYSLTRDTDSEFPGARGFGFIRLVPREKEKQFVEEARKDGWPDFSIRELNPNDGDRYVIQYIEPVDRNRAAVGLDIASERNRRLAAESSMRSGEVRLTGPITLVQATGNPKQSFLIMMPIYRGGKTPESLFDKENMIFGWSYAPLLMEEVLKGLGLENEETILKLSDVTEPDRIVDFYSNNDSTMTGQYQRDEIRTMFGRTWRFHSAVTPQFVKELHLPNVTVVGTLCAAISILISILVGAITTNLNNRRRLHEEQTRLSAIVESSGDGIIGKTLDGTVTSWNRGAEQIFGFSRQEAVGRSILELVVPPDRRTEELSILSRISQGESIPHFETIRRRKDGTHIPVSVTVSPIYSDNNKVIGASKTVRDISRQKEAEAQIHELNTNLEKQVQERTAELAKLNALVNSVLSAATEISIIATDTEGVIRLFNNGAERMLGYKAGEVLNRFTPAIIHVEAEVVERGKTLSAELGFPVQGFRVFVQKPEVLGAETREWTYVRKDGTHFPVMLVVTTIRADDGEITGYLGIATDITEQKQQKDALLAAQRQLLSTTDQLLMASEVAELGIWTWLIADNSLSWNDKMYQLYEYPVSLRESGLNYSHWEARVHPDDVAVAVEKLNAAVAGTGIYDPVFRLNLPSGKARYIHAGAYVERDPLGNAVKVTGINRDITAERELESGLRLAKEEADSANKAKSMFLANMSHEIRTPMNAVLGMLQLMRTTELTTRQDEYASKAQIAATSLLSLLNDILDYSKIDAGKLVLDNHPFQINELMSDLAVVLSANMGKKDVELLFDIDRRLPLSLTGDLLRLQQILTNLASNAIKFTPQGQVILKIQLLEQSTEETARLRFSVIDSGIGISQEQQGRIFEGFTQAEASTTRRYGGTGLGLVISRRLINLMDSDLQLKSEPGHGSCFWFDITLPVDMDSQPHDSASLTRHLPLNVLVVDDNQCARELLCGAVKDLGANVLQAGSGTEAINVFKETADAAQDIQLILMDWRMPDISGIDAAITIKSLAAPGKTPAIIMVTAFGREEILTRHDAGTAPFEDFLTKPVTPQQLVSTVARVLNGEKNDTQERLSPALSRKPLHGLKLLLVEDNEFNRQVASELLMNEGALLDMAHGGLEGVTRVTEGATRYDLVLMDMQMPDIDGLEATRRIRSDQRFTKLPILAMTANVSLADQEQCFKAGMDGHLGKPLDLPRVIEAILYHTQRSGAVTQAADGQDAQSGSTSGSSEQAISHNSKKSAQEPINAILARFGGNEKLYRSLVKDFEVNLQQQLTELEQAISNHDWLSLKALLHTLKGTSGTIGLSHLYQQVVTWEMQLKSATDDAQRKAMTDDMVRVLRSLAEEGLTDLQTSLQSMISAPVSTQNPPAKSDGLGARARINAASASLTELSSYLEAGNLKAIDLAEELLATLDADEHILRELRQLLAYAEALEFDKARSLLAGLTEKL from the coding sequence ATGCGAACGGGTATCAGTGTCATATCTGCAATAAAAAATACAATGGCCCTCGCTGTGTTGCTGGTCGGCATCATTTTAAGCATTGGCATCAGCTACGAAATACATCTTTCTAACCAGCAGCGTATCAATGATGCTGTCAGAGAGAACACCCTCACCACTATTCAGCGTGTCACCGAGCGCATTACGCTTTATCAGTATGGCTTACGCGGCGCCCGTGGTTCGATATTAACGGCAGGAGAAAATGATCTTTCAAGAGCCGCCTTCTATCAATACAGCTTAACGCGGGATACCGACAGTGAATTCCCCGGCGCACGCGGTTTTGGGTTTATTCGGTTAGTCCCGAGAGAAAAAGAAAAACAGTTTGTAGAAGAAGCGCGTAAAGACGGCTGGCCTGATTTTTCGATCCGGGAGCTTAACCCTAATGACGGTGATCGTTACGTTATCCAGTACATTGAGCCAGTAGACCGCAACAGAGCTGCTGTCGGTCTTGATATCGCCTCTGAACGAAATCGCCGACTGGCTGCCGAGTCATCGATGAGAAGTGGCGAAGTTCGCCTTACAGGCCCTATTACACTGGTGCAGGCTACGGGCAACCCTAAACAATCGTTCTTAATAATGATGCCCATTTACCGTGGTGGAAAAACACCGGAAAGCCTTTTTGATAAAGAGAACATGATCTTTGGCTGGAGTTATGCCCCCCTGCTAATGGAAGAGGTTCTGAAAGGTTTAGGGCTGGAAAATGAAGAAACCATTTTGAAACTATCAGATGTGACGGAGCCAGACCGAATCGTCGATTTCTATAGCAATAACGACAGCACAATGACCGGGCAGTATCAGCGTGATGAAATAAGAACAATGTTTGGGCGAACATGGCGTTTTCACTCTGCGGTCACCCCCCAGTTTGTCAAAGAGTTGCACCTGCCCAATGTTACTGTCGTCGGTACTCTTTGCGCCGCGATTTCTATACTCATTTCAATTCTGGTAGGTGCCATTACCACTAACCTGAACAACAGAAGACGGTTGCACGAAGAGCAAACACGATTAAGCGCCATTGTTGAAAGTTCTGGCGATGGCATCATCGGCAAGACGCTTGATGGCACGGTTACCAGCTGGAACCGTGGCGCAGAGCAGATTTTTGGCTTTTCACGGCAGGAAGCCGTCGGCCGGTCCATTCTTGAGCTGGTTGTCCCGCCAGACAGGAGAACGGAGGAGCTGTCGATTCTGTCACGCATATCTCAGGGTGAATCCATTCCTCATTTCGAGACTATTCGCCGTCGTAAAGACGGTACTCACATCCCCGTTTCAGTCACCGTCTCTCCGATATATTCAGACAACAATAAAGTCATTGGCGCCTCTAAAACGGTCAGAGATATATCACGTCAAAAAGAAGCAGAGGCACAGATCCATGAGCTCAACACCAACCTTGAAAAGCAGGTACAGGAGCGCACAGCAGAACTGGCGAAGCTCAATGCACTGGTAAACAGCGTGCTCTCTGCGGCGACGGAGATATCGATTATCGCTACCGACACCGAAGGGGTCATCAGGCTGTTCAATAATGGTGCTGAACGCATGCTGGGTTATAAGGCCGGCGAAGTACTCAACCGATTCACTCCTGCCATCATCCACGTCGAAGCAGAGGTGGTTGAACGTGGTAAGACGCTCTCTGCAGAGCTTGGCTTTCCTGTGCAGGGTTTCAGAGTATTTGTGCAAAAGCCGGAGGTGCTGGGAGCGGAGACGCGCGAGTGGACCTATGTACGCAAAGACGGCACCCACTTTCCCGTCATGCTGGTCGTTACCACCATACGGGCCGACGACGGCGAGATTACCGGATACCTTGGTATTGCAACCGACATAACCGAACAGAAACAACAAAAAGATGCACTGCTGGCAGCACAGCGCCAGCTTTTGTCCACGACAGACCAGTTGCTGATGGCCTCAGAGGTGGCGGAGCTGGGCATATGGACCTGGCTGATTGCCGATAACTCCCTCAGCTGGAACGACAAGATGTACCAGCTGTATGAATACCCCGTCAGCCTGCGCGAGTCGGGCCTGAATTACAGCCACTGGGAAGCCCGTGTTCACCCTGATGATGTCGCTGTGGCGGTCGAGAAACTCAACGCTGCTGTTGCAGGTACTGGAATATATGACCCTGTTTTCCGGTTAAACCTTCCCAGCGGCAAAGCACGCTACATTCACGCTGGAGCCTATGTAGAGCGGGACCCTCTTGGAAATGCGGTCAAAGTGACCGGCATCAATCGCGATATCACTGCAGAACGGGAGCTGGAAAGTGGTCTGCGCCTGGCTAAGGAAGAGGCAGACTCTGCCAACAAAGCGAAGTCGATGTTCCTTGCCAATATGAGCCATGAAATCAGAACACCGATGAATGCAGTGCTCGGCATGCTGCAGCTGATGCGCACCACAGAACTGACGACCAGACAAGACGAGTACGCCTCCAAAGCGCAGATCGCCGCCACCTCTCTGCTGAGTCTGCTGAATGACATTCTGGATTACTCCAAGATTGATGCAGGCAAACTGGTACTGGATAACCACCCTTTCCAGATTAACGAGCTGATGAGCGATTTGGCCGTCGTACTGTCTGCCAATATGGGTAAAAAAGATGTTGAACTGTTGTTTGATATTGATCGACGGCTACCACTCAGCCTGACAGGCGATCTGCTCCGCCTGCAGCAGATACTGACCAACCTTGCGAGCAATGCCATTAAATTCACCCCCCAGGGTCAGGTCATCCTCAAAATTCAGCTACTTGAGCAAAGCACCGAAGAGACCGCCCGGCTGAGATTCAGCGTTATCGACAGCGGTATAGGTATCAGTCAGGAACAGCAGGGGCGCATATTTGAAGGCTTCACACAGGCAGAGGCCTCGACGACTCGTCGTTATGGCGGGACAGGCCTGGGGCTGGTCATCAGCAGGCGTCTGATCAACCTCATGGACAGCGATCTGCAACTGAAGAGCGAGCCAGGTCACGGGAGCTGCTTCTGGTTTGATATTACGCTTCCTGTCGACATGGACTCTCAGCCGCACGACTCAGCGTCTCTCACCAGGCATCTGCCTCTGAATGTGCTGGTAGTAGATGACAATCAATGTGCCCGGGAATTGTTATGCGGTGCGGTGAAAGACCTGGGAGCCAACGTGTTGCAAGCAGGCTCAGGCACGGAGGCCATTAACGTCTTTAAAGAAACGGCTGACGCAGCACAAGACATCCAGCTCATCCTGATGGACTGGAGAATGCCTGATATCAGCGGTATCGATGCAGCCATCACCATTAAGTCTTTAGCGGCGCCGGGAAAAACACCCGCCATTATTATGGTGACCGCCTTTGGCCGCGAAGAGATCTTGACGAGGCATGATGCAGGAACGGCCCCCTTTGAGGACTTTCTCACCAAGCCTGTAACACCCCAGCAACTCGTTTCGACTGTAGCCCGAGTACTTAACGGTGAGAAAAACGATACACAGGAGCGTCTCAGCCCAGCATTAAGCCGTAAACCCCTGCACGGTTTGAAACTGCTGCTGGTCGAGGATAATGAGTTCAACCGTCAGGTGGCCTCGGAATTGCTCATGAACGAAGGTGCTCTGCTGGATATGGCGCATGGCGGGCTTGAAGGTGTGACCAGGGTCACAGAGGGTGCCACCCGATATGATCTGGTCCTGATGGATATGCAAATGCCAGATATCGATGGTCTTGAGGCAACAAGGCGCATTCGCTCTGATCAGCGTTTTACCAAGCTGCCGATTCTGGCAATGACGGCCAACGTATCCCTGGCGGATCAGGAACAATGCTTCAAAGCCGGGATGGATGGGCATCTTGGCAAGCCTCTTGATCTGCCGCGCGTCATTGAGGCCATCCTTTACCATACGCAGCGAAGTGGCGCGGTGACACAAGCGGCTGACGGGCAGGATGCGCAGTCCGGTAGTACGTCAGGCAGCAGCGAGCAAGCGATTAGCCACAACAGCAAAAAGAGCGCCCAGGAACCCATCAATGCCATTCTGGCCCGCTTTGGTGGTAACGAAAAACTGTACCGCAGCCTGGTGAAGGACTTTGAGGTCAATCTCCAGCAACAGCTGACGGAGCTTGAGCAAGCGATATCGAATCACGACTGGTTGTCGCTAAAAGCGCTCCTCCATACGTTAAAGGGAACCTCAGGCACGATCGGGCTCAGTCATTTATATCAGCAGGTTGTGACATGGGAGATGCAGCTCAAATCTGCCACAGATGATGCCCAGCGCAAGGCAATGACGGATGATATGGTCCGGGTACTACGGTCACTGGCAGAGGAAGGCTTAACCGATTT